Proteins co-encoded in one Corynebacterium lujinxingii genomic window:
- a CDS encoding ABC transporter permease, translated as MTNSIPQPGLTSDRTLTNARVLRGQEYFVADTDETGLGAVDAVPEAGTPTSQWSEAWHYLRRRPLFWISAVLIVLAIAIALFPGLFTSTDPRECMLSRSLNGPEDGHIFGFDRQGCDIYSRMIYGARASVTVGVLTTLIVTVLGGLVGAIAGYFGGIWDTLLSRLTDIFFAVPLVLAAIVVMSMFQDRRSIWMVVFALSMFGWTQIARITRGAVMGIKNDEFVTAARAVGASDWKIITSHILPNAAAPVIVYATVALGQFIVAEATLSFLGIGLPSTVVSWGGDISAAQASLRTEPMVLFYPAIALALTVLSFIMMGDVVRDALDPKARKR; from the coding sequence ATGACTAATTCCATTCCACAACCCGGTCTCACGTCAGACCGCACGCTCACCAACGCCAGGGTGCTGCGCGGACAGGAATACTTTGTCGCAGACACCGACGAAACGGGCCTCGGCGCCGTCGATGCCGTGCCGGAGGCGGGTACTCCGACGAGCCAGTGGTCGGAAGCCTGGCACTACCTGCGCCGCCGCCCGCTGTTCTGGATCTCCGCGGTCCTCATCGTGCTCGCGATTGCCATCGCGCTGTTCCCGGGGCTGTTCACCAGCACGGACCCGCGCGAGTGCATGCTCTCACGCTCGCTCAATGGGCCGGAGGACGGCCACATCTTCGGCTTCGACCGTCAAGGCTGCGACATTTACTCGCGCATGATCTACGGCGCCCGCGCGTCCGTCACCGTCGGTGTGTTGACCACGCTGATTGTCACCGTCCTCGGTGGTCTGGTCGGCGCGATCGCCGGCTACTTCGGCGGTATTTGGGACACCCTGCTGTCGCGTCTGACCGACATCTTCTTCGCAGTGCCGCTCGTGCTCGCCGCGATCGTCGTGATGTCCATGTTCCAGGACCGCCGCTCCATCTGGATGGTGGTCTTCGCGCTGTCGATGTTCGGCTGGACCCAGATCGCGCGCATCACCCGCGGTGCCGTGATGGGCATTAAGAACGACGAGTTCGTCACCGCCGCACGTGCTGTGGGCGCGAGCGACTGGAAGATCATCACCTCCCACATCCTGCCCAACGCCGCAGCACCCGTGATCGTGTACGCCACGGTCGCGCTCGGCCAGTTCATCGTCGCGGAGGCGACCCTGTCGTTCCTGGGTATCGGTCTGCCGTCGACGGTGGTGTCCTGGGGCGGCGACATTTCGGCTGCGCAGGCGTCGCTACGCACGGAGCCGATGGTGCTGTTCTACCCGGCAATTGCGCTCGCACTGACGGTGCTGAGCTTCATCATGATGGGCGACGTCGTGCGCGACGCCCTTGATCCGAAGGCGAGGAAGCGATGA
- a CDS encoding ABC transporter ATP-binding protein yields the protein MTTAIGNDNNANGNVPEPLLEVEDLRITFESSTGVVEAVRDFDLTIYPGQKVAIVGESGSGKSTSAMAVLGLLPGTGKVTQGSIKLRGEELTGLDEKGWQKVRGNRIGLVPQDPMSNLNPVWRIGTQVEESLKANNIVEGSERHQRVIELLEHAGLPDAERRATQFPHEFSGGMRQRALIAMGLAANPELLIADEPTSALDVTVQKRILDHLETLTQESQTALLFITHDLGLAAERADHLLVMHRGRVVERGPSLDILRNPKHPYTRRLVDAAPSLAAARTQAASTGESAKAVETTPEDVVIRVNNLVKEFDVRGQKADKKVLRAVDEVSFDLRRGTTLALVGESGSGKSTVANMALSLLEPTSGTVYFEGQDISKLSRKELFNIRRKMQVVFQNPYGSLDPMFSIYRCIEEPLRLHKVGNRKQREARVAELLDKVQMPRSAMRRYPNELSGGQRQRIAIARAMALDPEVIVLDEAVSALDVLVQDQILTLLKELQAEMDLSYLFITHDLAVVRETADDIVVMRQGKVVEQGPADAIFDTPQEEYTRNLIDSVPGLNIELGRG from the coding sequence ATGACCACCGCAATTGGTAACGACAACAACGCCAACGGCAACGTCCCAGAGCCGCTCCTCGAGGTCGAGGACCTGCGCATCACGTTCGAGTCCTCCACCGGTGTGGTCGAGGCGGTGCGCGACTTCGACCTGACCATCTACCCGGGCCAGAAGGTGGCCATCGTGGGCGAGTCCGGCTCCGGCAAGTCCACCTCGGCTATGGCCGTGCTGGGTCTTCTCCCCGGCACCGGCAAGGTCACGCAGGGTTCGATCAAGCTGCGTGGCGAAGAACTCACCGGCCTGGACGAGAAGGGCTGGCAGAAGGTCCGCGGCAACAGGATCGGCTTGGTGCCGCAGGATCCGATGTCCAACCTGAATCCGGTGTGGCGCATCGGTACACAGGTAGAGGAGTCGCTCAAGGCGAACAACATCGTGGAGGGCTCCGAGCGCCACCAGCGCGTCATCGAGCTCCTCGAGCACGCCGGCCTGCCGGATGCGGAGCGCCGTGCGACGCAGTTCCCGCACGAGTTCTCCGGCGGTATGCGCCAGCGCGCGCTCATCGCGATGGGCCTGGCCGCCAACCCGGAGCTGCTCATTGCTGACGAGCCGACCTCGGCCCTCGACGTGACCGTGCAAAAGCGCATCCTGGACCACCTTGAGACGCTCACGCAGGAGTCGCAGACTGCGCTGCTGTTCATCACGCACGACCTCGGCCTGGCCGCCGAGCGCGCCGACCACCTGCTGGTCATGCACCGCGGCCGCGTGGTCGAGCGTGGCCCGAGCCTGGACATACTGCGCAACCCGAAGCACCCGTACACCCGCAGGCTTGTCGACGCCGCACCGTCGCTCGCCGCCGCCCGCACCCAGGCCGCCTCCACCGGCGAAAGCGCGAAGGCGGTGGAGACCACACCGGAGGACGTGGTCATCCGCGTGAACAATCTGGTCAAGGAGTTCGATGTCCGCGGCCAGAAGGCGGACAAGAAGGTGTTGCGCGCCGTAGACGAGGTGTCCTTCGACCTGCGCCGCGGCACCACACTCGCGCTCGTCGGCGAGTCCGGCTCCGGTAAGTCCACCGTGGCCAATATGGCGCTGAGTCTGCTCGAGCCGACCAGCGGCACCGTGTACTTCGAGGGCCAGGACATCTCGAAGTTGAGCCGCAAGGAGCTCTTCAACATCCGCCGCAAGATGCAGGTGGTGTTCCAGAACCCGTACGGCTCGCTCGACCCGATGTTTTCCATCTACCGCTGCATCGAGGAGCCGTTGCGCCTGCACAAGGTGGGCAACCGCAAGCAGCGCGAGGCCCGCGTGGCGGAGCTGCTGGACAAGGTGCAGATGCCGCGCTCCGCGATGCGCCGATACCCCAACGAGCTCTCCGGCGGTCAGCGCCAGCGCATCGCGATTGCGCGTGCAATGGCGCTCGACCCGGAGGTCATTGTGCTCGACGAGGCGGTCTCGGCCCTCGACGTGCTGGTCCAGGACCAGATCCTCACCCTGCTCAAGGAGCTCCAGGCGGAGATGGACCTGTCCTATCTGTTCATCACCCACGACCTCGCGGTGGTGCGCGAGACCGCCGACGACATCGTGGTCATGCGCCAGGGCAAGGTGGTGGAGCAGGGCCCCGCGGACGCGATCTTCGACACCCCGCAGGAGGAGTACACCCGCAACCTGATCGATTCCGTGCCGGGCCTCAACATCGAGTTGGGCCGCGGCTAG
- a CDS encoding ECF transporter S component, whose translation MTKNYSWRVIDIVTAAVLGVACGLLFWVWNSIGYAGFKALDALTPGLGGLVTGIWFTGGVLGGLIIRKPGAAVFVEVVAASVSAVLGSQWGIETLYSGLAQGFGAELLFLIFAYRRFDLPVAVLSGIGAGVGAFILELFLTPNLAMSLQFNLIYLACLIISGAILAGVFSYYLVKALAKTGALDRFGAGRERFDQAA comes from the coding sequence ATGACGAAGAACTATTCGTGGCGTGTGATCGACATTGTCACCGCCGCTGTGTTGGGTGTGGCCTGCGGCCTGCTGTTTTGGGTGTGGAACAGCATCGGCTACGCGGGGTTTAAGGCGCTCGACGCCCTGACCCCGGGCCTGGGTGGGCTGGTCACCGGTATCTGGTTTACCGGCGGTGTGCTCGGTGGCCTGATCATCCGCAAGCCGGGCGCCGCGGTGTTCGTCGAGGTAGTTGCTGCTTCTGTGTCGGCCGTGCTGGGGAGCCAGTGGGGCATTGAGACCTTGTACTCGGGCCTGGCGCAGGGCTTCGGCGCGGAGCTGCTGTTTTTGATCTTCGCTTACCGCCGCTTCGATCTGCCGGTCGCCGTACTTTCCGGCATTGGTGCCGGTGTCGGCGCGTTCATCTTGGAGCTGTTTCTCACGCCGAACCTGGCGATGAGCCTGCAGTTCAACCTCATCTACCTGGCCTGCCTGATCATTTCCGGCGCGATCCTTGCCGGCGTGTTCTCGTACTACCTGGTCAAGGCGCTGGCGAAGACCGGCGCGCTGGACCGCTTCGGCGCCGGCCGCGAGCGCTTCGACCAGGCTGCGTAA